From Gopherus flavomarginatus isolate rGopFla2 chromosome 16, rGopFla2.mat.asm, whole genome shotgun sequence, a single genomic window includes:
- the ZBTB39 gene encoding zinc finger and BTB domain-containing protein 39, whose amino-acid sequence MGMRIKLHSTDHPNNLLKELNKCRLSETMCDVTIVVGSRSFAAHKAVLACAAGYFQNLFLNTGLDAARTYVVDFITPANFEKILSFVYTSELFTDLINVGVIYEVAERLGMDDLLKACHSTFPDLESSAVTKQPSGSVEGCSGPLSGAATEPNHSLGELRSSGEHFGSERNCTLHGEVAGGYKEDDRNPMSEAGHNLPLMHQPPPKTEEQELTGQFASATNVVSQSSLGNVNMAVQTTASTCQPYKIQSNGDFSKTSFFAADTSLDISTGSNSCPSNSDHSKDQGFGQMDELQLEDLGADELHFEDASEELGPVEEVIELSDDSEEELAFENDSRESKAMPCQVCKKVLEPNIQLIRQHARDHVDLLTGNCKVCETHFQDRNSRVTHVLSHIGIFLFSCDMCETKFFTQWQLTLHRREGVFDNNIIVHPSDPLPNKINLFGGGPGSELVCTACGKPLAKDFHTVRGHILDHMNLKGQTCGVCDQRQLNLCSLMWHTLSHLGISIFSCSICANSFVDRHLLEKHMAVHQSMEEALFRCHFCSQSFKLEAAYRYHVSQHKCGGTLDVVRPNFGDRLQQQALQKRKLPEEFLSEDLALQNQPGNSKYSCKVCGKRFAHTSEFNYHRRIHTGEKPYQCKVCHKFFRGRSTIKCHLKTHSGALMYRCTVCGHYSSTLNLMSKHVGVHKGSLPPDFTIEQTFMYIIHSKDAEKNTDS is encoded by the coding sequence ATGGGCATGAGGATCAAGCTACACAGCACTGATCACCCCAACAACCTGCTGAAGGAACTCAACAAGTGCAGGCTGTCGGAAACCATGTGTGACGTCACCATCGTGGTGGGGAGCCGCTCCTTTGCCGCACACAAAGCGGTGCTGGCCTGCGCAGCCGGCTACTTCCAGAACCTCTTCCTGAACACGGGGCTGGACGCCGCCAGGACCTACGTGGTGGACTTCATCACGCCGGCCAACTTTGAGAAGATCCTGAGCTTCGTCTACACCTCTGAGCTCTTCACGGACCTTATCAATGTGGGTGTCATATACGAGGTGGCGGAGAGGCTGGGCATGGACGATCTACTCAAGGCCTGTCATTCCACCTTCCCTGACTTGGAGAGCTCGGCTGTTACCAAGCAGCCCTCTGGGTCGGTAGAAGGTTGTTCGGGCCCTTTGAGTGGCGCAGCGACAGAACCAAACCATTCCCTGGGTGAGCTCCGGAGCAGTGGGGAGCACTTTGGCTCTGAGCGGAATTGCACCTTGCATGGGGAAGTGGCAGGTGGTTACAAAGAGGATGACAGGAATCCCATGAGTGAAGCCGGCCATAACCTGCCTTTGATGCATCAACCACCTCCAAAGACAGAAGAGCAGGAACTGACAGGGCAGTTTGCTTCTGCCACCAACGTGGTGTCTCAATCCAGCCTGGGCAATGTCAACATGGCCGTTCAAACCACTGCAAGTACCTGCCAGCCCTATAAGATCCAGAGCAACGGGGACTTCAGCAAGACCAGCTTTTTCGCAGCTGACACCTCGCTGGACATCTCCACCGGGAGCAACTCCTGCCCCAGCAACAGTGACCATTCCAAAGACCAGGGCTTCGGGCAGATGGATGAGCTGCAGCTGGAGGACCTAGGGGCAGACGAGCTGCACTTCGAAGACGCCAGCGAAGAGCTGGGCCCGGTGGAGGAGGTCATCGAGCTGAGCGACGACAGTGAGGAGGAGCTGGCCTTTGAGAATGACAGCCGGGAGAGCAAGGCCATGCCCTGCCAGGTGTGCAAGAAGGTCCTGGAACCCAACATCCAGCTGATCCGCCAGCACGCGAGAGACCACGTGGATCTGCTCACCGGCAACTGCAAGGTCTGTGAGACCCACTTCCAAGACCGGAATTCCCGGGTCACCCACGTCCTGTCCCACATCGGGATCTTTCTCTTCTCCTGCGACATGTGCGAGACCAAGTTCTTCACCCAATGGCAGCTCACCCTCCACCGGAGAGAGGGTGTGTTTGACAACAACATCATCGTCCACCCCAGCGACCCACTGCCCAACAAGATCAACCTGTTTGGCGGAGGGCCCGGCTCGGAGCTGGTATGCACCGCCTGCGGGAAGCCACTGGCCAAAGATTTCCACACTGTCCGGGGCCACATCCTGGACCACATGAACTTGAAAGGCCAGACATGTGGTGTGTGCGACCAGCGGCAGCTCAACCTCTGCAGCCTGATGTGGCACACCCTGTCCCACCTGGGCATCTCCATCTTCTCCTGCTCCATCTGTGCTAACAGCTTCGTGGACCGGCATCTGCTGGAGAAGCACATGGCCGTCCATCAGAGCATGGAAGAGGCGCTCTTCCGATGCCATTTCTGCAGCCAGAGCTTCAAGCTGGAAGCGGCTTACCGCTACCATGTCAGCCAGCACAAGTGCGGCGGCACCCTGGACGTTGTCCGTCCCAACTTCGGAGACCGGCTCCAGCAGCAAGCCCTCCAGAAGAGGAAGCTGCCGGAGGAGTTCTTGAGCGAGGACCTGGCCCTGCAGAACCAGCCAGGAAACAGTAAGTACAGCTGCAAGGTCTGCGGGAAGAGGTTTGCCCACACGAGCGAGTTCAACTACCACAGGAGGATTCACACGGGAGAAAAGCCTTACCAGTGCAAAGTGTGTCACAAATTCTTCCGCGGCCGCTCCACCATCAAGTGCCACCTGAAGACGCACTCGGGGGCCCTCATGTACCGATGCACTGTGTGTGGGCACTACAGCTCCACCTTAAACCTCATGAGTAAACACGTCGGTGTGCACAAAGGCAGCCTGCCGCCCGATTTCACCATCGAACAGACGTTCATGTACATAATCCATTCCAAAGACGCGGAGAAAAACACAGACAGCTGA